DNA sequence from the Oligoflexus sp. genome:
CCACGACATAGCCGGTCAGGAATTCAAGCCCCACCTGTCGTGAGGCCAGCAGGGGATCAAAGCCAGGAATGGCCATGAGCCGCGGATTGCCTGCAAAACTGTGGGCTGCGTAATGCATCAGCCCCCAGTTGAAGAGGAGCGCGAGCGAAACCCACACGACCGACCAGATACCGGCTTCGCGCATCGATATTTTATGGGCTTTGCGGTGAAAAACGCCCAGGTCAAGCACGATCATAAAACCGACAAAACCCAGAAAGATCAGATACAGCCACCAGTATTCAGCGATCGGGAAGAGTTGCATGAAGAATTCCTTTCCAGGTCTTAAGCGGCGCGCAAGTCCCGCAGACGAGCGATACGATCATCAAGAGAAGGGTGACTTGCGAAGAAGCGCATAAGACCCGAGGCGCGACCGCCTTCGATCTGCATGGTTTGCACGGCAGCCGAAGCTGGCTGACCCGGAGGCAGCATCATGTTACGCTTCAAAGCTTCCAGGGCTGCGATCATGTTCTCGCGACCACCGAGGCGGGCGGCACCGGCATCCGCGCGGTATTCACGCCAGCGCGAGAAGGCGGCAACCAGCATCGAACCAAGGATCATGAAGAGAATCTCAAGCACGATCTGGGTGGCATAGAAAATTCCCATCGACGGCGCTTCGTCTTCATCACTGCGGAAGAACTGCGAGGCACCATAAGCGATGATACGCGCCAGGAACATGACGAAGGCGTTGACCACACCCTGGAGCAGGGTCATCGTCACCATATCACCGTTGGCGATGTGCGCCACCTCATGGGCGAGCACGCCGCGCACTTCGCGTGGATTCATGCTGTGCAGCAGTCCGGTCGAGACAGCCACCAGGGAGCGCGACCTGGTCGGGCCGGTGGCGAAAGCGTTCATATCAGGCGATTCATAGATGCCGACTTCAGGCATGGTGGTCAGGCCCGCCTGGCGAGCGATGCTGTGAACCGTCTGCTTCAGCTCAATCAAGCGCTGGTCATATGTATTATCAGGAATGACTTTGACGCCCATCATCCACTTGGCCATCACCCGCGACAGCGCGAGCGAGATAAAGGCACCACCCATACCCCAGACGAGGCAGAAGACAGCCAGGGCTTTCATGTCAAGGCCGTAGGGTGTGAGGTAACGGTTCAGACCAAACACATTGGCAATCACCGATAGCGTGACTATGATCAACATGTTTAAGAGAAAGAAGAGACCGATTCGTTTAAACCATTGCATAGACATCTCCCGTTGGTTGCAGCTGCACATGAAACAGCGCAGTCTCCATCTTTACGGCAGACGGGGGTTATTCCAAAAATGGATAAAATCGAGATACTTTATCGCTTTAAGTGAAGATTGTTTGGTAAAAATATCAAATAAATTCAAAAAGATAGACTTCTTAGATTGTCATCATCCGCACAGTTTTTATCATGAGGCCTTGCGGGGCTGATTAGCCTGCGACCACCCTGGACCGGAGCTTTTGCTTGAACGAACATGACGAACACAGTCTCTCGCGCGAGTTTCAGGAAATCGAAGGCCTCTGCGGTCATGGCAGTATTACTTTACGGCGCATACTGGACCATATCCACGGCCGTGGCGAGGCCATGCTGACTTTA
Encoded proteins:
- the htpX gene encoding protease HtpX, whose translation is MQWFKRIGLFFLLNMLIIVTLSVIANVFGLNRYLTPYGLDMKALAVFCLVWGMGGAFISLALSRVMAKWMMGVKVIPDNTYDQRLIELKQTVHSIARQAGLTTMPEVGIYESPDMNAFATGPTRSRSLVAVSTGLLHSMNPREVRGVLAHEVAHIANGDMVTMTLLQGVVNAFVMFLARIIAYGASQFFRSDEDEAPSMGIFYATQIVLEILFMILGSMLVAAFSRWREYRADAGAARLGGRENMIAALEALKRNMMLPPGQPASAAVQTMQIEGGRASGLMRFFASHPSLDDRIARLRDLRAA